A segment of the Bacteroidales bacterium WCE2008 genome:
GAGGGACGAGGCTTTCTTCGGAGAGAACCTCTTCCGCGACTGGCGTTACCGTCCGGACGGGACTCCGATCGAGGGGTTCGTTCTCAATGATCCGCGCTATAGCGGAGATATCCTCGTCGCAGGAAAGAACTTCGGTTCGGGTTCCAGCCGCGAGCATGCCGCATGGGCTATCGCAGGATATGGCTTCAAGGTGGTGATTTCCAGCTTTTTCGCCGATATCCACAAAAACAATGAACTTAACAATTTCGTACTGCCGGTAACGGTATCCGAGGATTTCCTCGCAGAACTTTTCGAGACAATCGCAGCCGATCCGAAGGCAAAGGTGAGAGTTGACGTCCCGGCACAGACCGTGACCAACCTTGCCACCGGAAGAACCGAATCCTTCGAGCTGAATGGCTATAAGAAATACTGCCTGATGAACGCTCTGGACGATATCGACTATCTGCTGGAGCAGAAGGCCAAAATC
Coding sequences within it:
- a CDS encoding 3-isopropylmalate dehydratase, small subunit codes for the protein MKQKFNIIESSCIPLPLENVDTDQIIPARFLKATTRDEAFFGENLFRDWRYRPDGTPIEGFVLNDPRYSGDILVAGKNFGSGSSREHAAWAIAGYGFKVVISSFFADIHKNNELNNFVLPVTVSEDFLAELFETIAADPKAKVRVDVPAQTVTNLATGRTESFELNGYKKYCLMNALDDIDYLLEQKAKIEAYEKKSI